From the Thermovirga lienii DSM 17291 genome, one window contains:
- a CDS encoding TRAP dicarboxylate transporter, DctP subunit (PFAM: Bacterial extracellular solute-binding protein, family 7~TIGRFAM: tripartite ATP-independent periplasmic transporter solute receptor, DctP family~COGs: COG1638 TRAP-type C4-dicarboxylate transport system periplasmic component~InterPro IPR018389: IPR004682~KEGG: dat:HRM2_42840 DctP9~PFAM: Extracellular solute-binding protein, family 7~SPTR: DctP9;~TIGRFAM: TRAP dicarboxylate transporter, DctP subunit) — MKRFGLFISLVLVATFMASGAFAADVIKMKLANAGPADPNDRTVIAVEVFKNYVETKTQGKVKIDVFHASQLGNEKEILEGLKMGTIELGTITTGPIPTLFKPIMVFDIPYLFPNKYVAWNVLDGEFGQELMEEMYKVTGIKCLAISENGYRHFFTGKKQIKSPADMKGLKLRTMENPAHMKLVEALGASPTPIAFGELYMALEQGVVDGAECPITLINNMKFYEVQKYVVLDGHLYNPLIMFINGKLWEKLPEDIKQALFEGAQLFKITQRALTERQVQTGIENLKKHGMTIYVPTPQEAKEFRDLSQPAVLEYVKAEVGEEWVEKVMEAVKDAEEDEKEMLE; from the coding sequence ATGAAGCGTTTTGGTTTGTTCATTTCCTTGGTGCTTGTGGCCACTTTCATGGCCAGTGGTGCCTTTGCGGCGGATGTTATCAAAATGAAGCTGGCCAATGCTGGCCCTGCGGATCCCAACGACAGGACAGTCATAGCCGTTGAAGTGTTCAAGAACTACGTAGAAACCAAGACACAGGGGAAGGTAAAAATAGACGTATTCCATGCCAGCCAGCTGGGTAACGAAAAGGAGATCTTGGAAGGACTCAAGATGGGAACCATAGAGCTTGGGACCATTACCACTGGGCCTATACCTACACTATTCAAGCCCATAATGGTCTTCGACATCCCCTATTTGTTCCCCAACAAGTACGTAGCCTGGAACGTGCTGGACGGCGAGTTCGGCCAGGAGCTCATGGAGGAGATGTACAAAGTCACGGGCATCAAGTGTCTTGCCATAAGTGAGAACGGCTACCGCCACTTCTTCACCGGCAAAAAGCAGATAAAATCCCCTGCAGATATGAAGGGGCTCAAACTGAGGACCATGGAGAACCCGGCCCACATGAAGCTGGTGGAGGCTCTAGGTGCCTCTCCGACTCCCATCGCCTTTGGTGAACTCTACATGGCACTGGAGCAGGGCGTAGTCGATGGTGCAGAGTGCCCCATCACCCTTATAAACAACATGAAGTTCTATGAAGTCCAAAAGTACGTTGTCCTGGATGGTCACCTGTACAACCCCCTCATCATGTTCATAAACGGCAAGCTGTGGGAAAAACTTCCTGAGGACATCAAGCAGGCCCTCTTTGAGGGAGCCCAGCTCTTCAAGATCACCCAGAGAGCTCTCACAGAACGTCAGGTTCAAACGGGTATAGAGAACCTGAAGAAACATGGAATGACCATTTACGTTCCCACTCCCCAGGAGGCCAAGGAGTTTAGGGATCTATCGCAACCGGCAGTGCTTGAATACGTAAAGGCAGAAGTTGGTGAAGAGTGGGTAGAAAAGGTAATGGAAGCTGTAAAGGACGCTGAGGAAGACGAAAAAGAGATGCTTGAGTAA
- a CDS encoding Tripartite ATP-independent periplasmic transporter DctQ component (PFAM: Tripartite ATP-independent periplasmic transporters, DctQ component~COGs: COG3090 TRAP-type C4-dicarboxylate transport system small permease component~InterPro IPR007387~KEGG: dat:HRM2_42850 DctQ9~PFAM: Tripartite ATP-independent periplasmic transporter DctQ component~SPTR: DctQ9) — MKVITPILKTLDKIAKVIIITLMASMSIIAFTAVFFRFVLNNPLSWSEEAARYMMAWVTFMGAGLAMGQKRHIGVTLLVSRLSRRTRLAVNTFAEILIACFMAILIWQGLKLVWELRTQVSPAIHFPMIIPYLCIPVGCFYILLHTIRLLFERTSDTLSTADAELTENVYEGGTKK, encoded by the coding sequence ATGAAGGTTATCACCCCAATTCTCAAAACCCTGGACAAAATAGCGAAGGTTATAATCATAACCCTTATGGCCTCTATGAGCATCATAGCCTTCACGGCAGTGTTTTTCAGGTTCGTCCTCAACAATCCCCTGAGCTGGTCGGAGGAAGCAGCCAGGTACATGATGGCATGGGTGACCTTCATGGGGGCCGGCCTGGCCATGGGCCAGAAGCGCCATATAGGAGTGACTCTTTTAGTGTCCCGACTTTCGAGACGAACGAGGCTGGCAGTAAACACCTTTGCAGAGATCCTTATCGCCTGCTTCATGGCTATTCTTATCTGGCAAGGCCTGAAGCTCGTGTGGGAACTAAGGACCCAGGTTTCCCCAGCCATCCATTTTCCGATGATCATACCCTACCTTTGCATTCCGGTGGGCTGTTTTTACATACTGCTTCACACCATAAGGCTCCTTTTTGAGCGAACCAGCGATACCCTATC